In Schizosaccharomyces osmophilus chromosome 2, complete sequence, the following proteins share a genomic window:
- the pts1 gene encoding 20S proteasome complex subunit beta 5, which produces MNSILTKYTEKASNDGEECVEDERFQNNFNIVPVPEASLFLRSLTDETQNRSCLIKMNHGTTTLAFRYQHGIVVCVDSRASAGPLVASQTVKKVIEINPYLLGTLAGGAADCQFWQTVLGMECRLHQLRNKELISVSAASKILANIMYSYKGYGLSMGTMLAGTGKGGTALYYIDSDGTRLKGDVLSVGSGSTFAYGVLDSGYNWNLSKEDALNLGRRSIVAATHRDAYSGGSLNLYHIDENGWQFHGNFDVDKLIWEAKDTEGSFAHIPR; this is translated from the coding sequence ATGAATTCAATTTTAACAAAATATACGGAAAAAGCTTCTAATGACGGAGAGGAATGTGTAGAGGATGAAAgatttcaaaacaatttcaaCATCGTTCCAGTTCCTGAAGCTTCTCTGTTCTTGCGAAGTCTGACAGATGAAACTCAGAATCGAAGCTGCTTAATCAAAATGAACCACGGTACAACTACTCTTGCGTTTCGTTATCAACATGGTATTGTGGTATGTGTCGATTCCCGTGCCTCAGCAGGTCCTTTGGTCGCTTCACAAACTGTAAAGAAAGTCATTGAAATCAACCCATATCTTTTAGGTACATTGGCTGGTGGTGCTGCTGATTGTCAGTTTTGGCAAACCGTTTTGGGTATGGAGTGCCGTCTGCACCAACTTCGTAATAAGGAATTGATTTCCGTCTCCGCGGCTAGCAAAATTTTAGCAAACATCATGTATTCGTACAAGGGTTACGGTCTCAGTATGGGTACAATGCTTGCAGGAACCGGAAAGGGCGGTACAGCTTTATACTATATTGACAGTGACGGTACTCGTCTTAAGGGAGACGTGCTATCTGTCGGTTCTGGTTCCACCTTTGCTTATGGTGTTCTTGACTCTGGCTACAACTGGaatttatcaaaagaagatgctTTGAACCTTGGCCGTCGATCCATTGTTGCAGCCACTCATAGAGACGCCTATTCTGGTGGTAGTTTAAATCTATACCATATTGACGAAAACGGTTGGCAATTCCATGGCAACTTTGATGTTGATAAACTCATATGGGAAGCAAAGGATACAGAAGGCTCTTTTGCTCATATTCCTCGAtaa
- the sds22 gene encoding serine/threonine protein phosphatase PP1 regulatory subunit Sds22, whose product MDVNSYSGSDQLIHDDLNVQQIDADEDLLEEFPDDTEVIDLVQSRITSIKALGLERFHRLDSLCLRQNQIRKIECLPKNLTELDLYDNLLRQIENLDEQVHLKNLDLSFNNIKVIENVSHLKELENLYFVQNRIRKIENLEGLTKLENLELGGNKIRAIENLDTLTNIDKLWLGKNKITKLENLEKLQRLSLLSIQANRITRFENLNCLSHCLRELYISHNGLTSFEGIEVLENLQVLDVSNNYIKHLSHLKGLKNLQEFWASSNEFDSFQEIEDELSGLEKLETVYFEGNPLQKSNPALYRNKVRLCLPNLLQIDATPTR is encoded by the exons ATGGATGTCAATTCGTACTCAGGAAGCGATCAACTCATTCATGATGATCTCAACGTTCAACAAATAGATGCTGACGAAGATTTGCTGGAAGAATTTCCTGATGACACAGAG GTGATCGACTTGGTGCAATCGCGAATCACCAGTATTAAAGCCTTGGGACTTGAAAGATTCCATCGGCTTGATAGCTTATGTCTTCgacaaaaccaaataagGAAAATTGAATGTTTACCGAAGAATCTCACAGAGCTAGATTTATACGACAACCTGCTTCGTCAGATCGAGAACCTAGACGAGCAAGTTCACCTAAAAAACTTGGATTTATCATTTAACAATATAAAAGTAATCGAAAATGTAAGCCACTTGAAAGAGCTAGAAAATCTGTATTTCGTTCAGAACCGAATTCGCAAAATCGAAAACTTGGAGGGATTAACAAAGCTCGAGAATTTGGAGTTAGGCGGAAACAAAATTCGCGCGATTGAAAACTTAGACACTTTGACAAACATCGACAAGCTTTGGCTTGGTAAAAATAAGATTACCAAGTTGGAAAACCTGGAAAAACTTCAGCgactttctcttttatcTATTCAAGCCAATAGAATCACTAGATTCGAGAATTTGAATTGCTTGTCTCATTGTCTTCGTGAATTGTACATTTCACATAATGGCcttacttcttttgaaggcATCGAAGTCCTGGAAAACTTACAAGTTCTTGACGTCTCCAATAACTATATTAAGCATCTTTCTCACTTGAAAggattaaaaaatttacaagAGTTCTGGGCGAGTAGCAATGAATTTGATTCATTCCAGGAAATTGAGGACGAACTCAGTGGATTGGAGAAACTTGAGACCGTTTATTTTGAGGGTAATCCACTTCAAAAATCTAATCCTGCCCTATATAGAAACAAAGTTCGGCTTTGTCTACCTaaccttcttcaaattgaTGCTACACCTACGCGGTAA
- the fas2 gene encoding fatty acid synthase alpha subunit Fas2 gives MRPEVEQELAHTLLLELLAYQFASPVRWIETQDVILSPPVSAERLVEIGPSPTLSGMARRTLKLKYENMDAALSINREVLCYAKDGREIYYNFEDEMPDEPAPAKPAETGAAPAAASAPAPAAAPAPAAAPAAASGPAAELPDEPPKAVEVLHSLVAQKLKKSIEEISLQKSIKDLVGGKSTLQNEILGDLQKEFGATPEKPEEVPLDELAGVLQMSFSGSLGKQSSSLISRMVSSKMPGGFNNSAVRGYLSSRFGLGTGRTESVLLLGLTMEPASRLPSEADAKAWLDSVSQKYASRAGVTLSAPSTEGSSSGGSSAVIDEETFKKLTKGNTMLVTQQLELFARYLNKDLRAGDKANVAERAVSDALRAQLDLWNLEHGEFYASGIAPIFSSLKARVYDSDWNWARQDALKMFFDIIFGRLKHVDTEIVARCISIMNRSNPLLLEFMQYHIDHCPSQNGETYQLAKTLGQQLIDNCKGVLESPPVYKNVNHPMAPSTTICERGYLNYEEVPRAGVRKLTHYVTEMAKGGKLPAESKNTAKVQNDLAHIYRIIKDQNKMSRSSKLQIKQLYGQVLHALNLPLPSSDEATPVKETIPFLHLKRKSSDAFEFSKSFTGVYLDVLENGARNGITYQGKYALVTGAGAGSIGAQLVEGLIAGGAKVVVTTSRFSRKVTEFYQSMFTRHGSRGSALIVVPFNQASKQDVEALVDYIFDEKNGLGWNLDFIVPFAAVPENGREIDNIDSRSEFSHRIMLTNILRLLGAVKQQKESRGMDTRPAQVILPLSPNHGTFGNDGLYSESKLGLETLFNRWSSESWGNYLTICGAVIGWTRGTGLMAPNNIVSQGIEKYGVRTFSQTEMAFNILGLMSQKIVDLCQTEPVYANLNGGLELLPDLKNLSTRLRGELLETAEVRRAVAAEASFDHKITNGPGSDRIYQKTTVQPRANLKFEFPKLKSYEALSHLSDLRNMVDLENVAVVTGFSEVGPWGNSRTRWDMECYGEFSLEGCIEIAWIMGLIKNFNGVGKNGKPYSGWIDAKTGEPVDDKDVKGKYEKYILEHCGIRIIEPELFKGYNPDKKELLQEVVIDHDLEPFEASKEAAHEFKLRHNDNVEIFEIPDSSEWSVRFKRGTTMLVPKALRFDRFVAGQIPLGWDPKRFGIPDDIISQVDPTTLYVLVSTVEALISSGITDPYECYKYIHVSELGNTIGSGIGGMSALRGMYKDRWTDKPVQKDILQESFINTANAWINMLLLSASGPIKTPVGACATAVESVDAAVDLISSGKARICISGGFDDFSEEGSYEFANMGATVNAAEETKRGRTPQEMSRPATTTRNGFMESQGAGVQIVMQAKLAIDMGVPIHGIVGLVNTAMDKQGRSIPAPGKGILTGAREVASKVPLPLLDIKFRARQLQRRRQQIGDWAEREYLYLDEELEAMKVQDPELEISVYRTERINVIGEEVARQEKEALNTFGNEFYKRDPTISPLRGALAVWGLTIDDLGVASFHGTSTVANEKNECDVINSQLTHLGRSKGNAIYGVFQKYLTGHSKGGAGAWMLNGVLQILNSGYVPGNHNADNIDQYLSKFDRVMFPSEGIQTDGIKAASVCAFGFGQVGGQVIAIHPDYLFATLDKSAYESYIAKTLDRYKASYRYTHDALVYNNLVRAKTAPPYTADQEHDVYLNPLARVVKGKDGLYSFPTSLPAEAKVSKSNETTKAIEALASNMTKPNQNVGVDVELISSINVENETFLERNFTDAERSYCEAAANPQSSFAGRWSAKEAIFKSLGVASKGAGCALNEIEIVVSSTGAPEVVLHGEAASAASTAGVKSVSVSISHDDVQSVSVAIAQK, from the coding sequence ATGAGACCTGAAGTTGAGCAAGAGCTTGCTCATACCCTATTGCTCGAGCTTCTGGCTTACCAGTTTGCATCTCCTGTAAGATGGATTGAAACTCAAGATGTTATCCTCTCCCCTCCCGTATCAGCAGAGCGTCTAGTCGAAATTGGCCCTAGCCCTACTCTTTCTGGTATGGCTAGACGTACTTTGAAGCTGAAGTACGAAAATATGGATGCTGCTTTGAGTATTAATCGTGAAGTCTTGTGTTATGCAAAGGACGGTCGCGAAATCTACTATAACTTTGAAGATGAGATGCCTGATGAGCCTGCTCCTGCTAAGCCTGCCGAAACTGGAGCTGCCCCGGCTGCCGCTTCTGCTCCCGCTCCAGCTGCTGCTCCTGCTCCGGCCGCTGCTCCAGCTGCTGCTTCTGGCCCAGCTGCGGAGTTACCTGATGAACCTCCTAAAGCTGTCGAAGTTCTTCATTCCCTTGTTGCACAAAAACTCAAGAAGAGCATTGAAGAGAtttctttgcaaaaatCTATTAAAGATCTTGTTGGTGGTAAGTCTACCCTTCAAAACGAGATCTTGGGTGATTTGCAAAAGGAGTTTGGTGCTACCCCAGAAAAACCAGAAGAAGTTCCTTTGGACGAGCTTGCTGGCGTCTTACAAATGTCTTTTAGCGGCTCCCTTGGAAAGCAATCAAGCTCTTTGATTTCCCGTAtggtttcttcaaagatGCCCGGTGGTTTTAATAATTCCGCTGTTCGTGGTTACTTGAGCTCTCGCTTCGGCCTCGGTACTGGGCGTACTGAGTCGGTTCTTTTGCTAGGTTTGACCATGGAACCTGCTTCTCGTCTACCATCAGAGGCAGACGCCAAAGCCTGGCTTGACTCTGTGTCCCAAAAATACGCCTCTCGTGCTGGTGTTACCCTCTCTGCTCCCAGCACCGAGGGTTCTTCTTCCGGTGGTTCGTCCGCTGTTATCGATGAAGAAACTTTCAAGAAGCTTACAAAGGGCAATACTATGCTTGTTACCCAACAACTAGAGTTATTCGCTCGCTATCTTAACAAAGACTTGCGTGCTGGTGACAAAGCTAATGTTGCCGAGAGAGCTGTTTCTGACGCCTTGCGTGCTCAGTTAGATCTCTGGAATCTTGAACACGGTGAATTTTATGCTTCTGGTATTGCTCccatcttttcttctttgaagGCTCGTGTTTATGATTCTGACTGGAACTGGGCTCGTCAGGATGCTCTTAAAATGTTCTTCGATATTATTTTTGGTCGTCTTAAACATGTTGATACCGAAATTGTCGCTCGTTGTATTTCTATTATGAACCGTTCTAATCCTCTTTTACTTGAATTTATGCAATACCATATCGATCATTGCCCCTCTCAAAATGGCGAAACTTATCAACTCGCCAAAACTTTGGGCCAACAACTCATTGATAATTGCAAAGGTGTACTTGAGTCTCCACCTGTATATAAGAATGTTAATCACCCTATGGCTCCCTCAACCACTATTTGTGAGCGTGGCTATTTGAACTATGAAGAAGTACCCAGAGCCGGTGTTCGTAAGCTTACCCATTATGTTACCGAGATGGCCAAGGGTGGAAAATTACCAGCTGAATCTAAGAATACTGCTAAGGTCCAAAATGACTTGGCTCATATTTACCGCATTATCAAGGATCAAAATAAGATGTCTCGTTCCTCCAAGTTACAAATCAAGCAACTCTATGGTCAGGTTCTTCATGCACTTAACCTTCCTTTACCTTCTTCTGATGAAGCTACTCCAGTAAAGGAAACTATTCCTTTCTTACATCTTAAGAGAAAGTCTAGTGATGCCTTTGAATTCAGCAAAAGTTTCACCGGTGTTTATCTGGACGTCTTGGAAAATGGTGCCAGAAATGGTATTACTTACCAAGGAAAGTATGCTCTTGTCACCGGAGCTGGTGCTGGTTCTATTGGTGCCCAACTCGTTGAAGGTCTTATTGCAGGTGGTGCTAAGGTCGTTGTTACCACTTCTCGTTTCTCTCGTAAGGTCACTGAGTTTTATCAATCCATGTTTACTCGTCATGGAAGTCGCGGTTCCGCTTTAATTGTTGTTCCATTCAACCAAGCATCGAAGCAAGATGTCGAAGCTCTCGTCGATTATATTTTCGACGAAAAGAACGGTCTTGGATGGAATTTAGATTTCATTGTTCCTTTTGCTGCCGTCCCCGAAAATGGTCGCGAAATTGACAACATTGACTCTCGTTCTGAATTTTCTCACCGCATCATGCTTACCAATATCCTTAGATTACTAGGTGCCGTTAAGCAACAAAAGGAATCTCGTGGTATGGACACTCGTCCCGCCCAAGTTATCCTTCCCCTTTCTCCTAATCACGGTACATTTGGCAATGACGGTCTTTATTCCGAGTCTAAGCTTGGTTTGGAGACTCTCTTCAACCGTTGGTCTTCTGAGTCTTGGGGCAACTACTTGACCATTTGTGGTGCCGTCATAGGCTGGACTCGTGGTACTGGTCTGATGGCTCCTAATAATATTGTCTCTCAAGGCATTGAGAAATACGGTGTTCGCACCTTCTCTCAAACTGAAATGGCCTTCAATATTTTGGGTTTGATGTCTCAAAAGATTGTCGACCTTTGTCAAACCGAGCCTGTTTATGCCAATCTTAACGGTGGTCTTGAACTCCTTCCTGATCTCAAGAATCTTAGTACCCGTCTCCGTGGCGAACTTTTGGAAACTGCTGAAGTCCGCCGCGCTGTAGCTGCTGAAGCTTCTTTCGATCATAAAATCACCAACGGTCCTGGTTCTGACAGAATATACCAGAAAACCACTGTTCAACCCAGAGCTAACCTGAAGTTTGAATTCCCCAAGCTCAAGTCATATGAAGCTCTTTCTCATCTCTCTGATCTCCGTAATATGGTTGATTTAGAAAACGTTGCCGTAGTAACTGGCTTTTCTGAGGTTGGACCATGGGGTAACTCTCGCACTAGATGGGATATGGAATGTTATGGtgaattttctttagaagGTTGCATAGAAATCGCATGGATTATGGGTCtcatcaaaaatttcaacGGTGTTGGTAAGAACGGTAAACCTTATTCTGGCTGGATTGATGCAAAGACTGGCGAGCCTGTCGACGATAAAGATGTTAAAGGCAAGTACGAAAAGTACATCTTGGAGCATTGTGGTATTCGTATTATTGAGCCTGAACTCTTTAAAGGATATAACCCTGATAAGAAGGAATTACTCCAGGAAGTCGTTATTGATCACGACCTCGAACCATTTGAGGCATCCAAGGAAGCTGCCCATGAGTTCAAGCTTCGTCACAATGATAAtgttgaaatttttgaaattcctGACTCCAGTGAATGGTCCGTTCGCTTCAAACGTGGTACTACCATGTTGGTTCCTAAAGCCCTTCGTTTTGATAGATTCGTAGCTGGGCAAATCCCATTGGGTTGGGATCCTAAACGTTTTGGTATTCCTGACGACATCATCTCACAAGTCGACCCCACCACTTTATATGTTTTGGTTTCTACTGTTGAGGCTCTGATTTCTTCTGGTATCACCGATCCTTATGAATGTTATAAATATATTCATGTCTCTGAACTTGGTAATACTATCGGCTCTGGTATTGGTGGTATGTCCGCTTTACGTGGAATGTACAAAGATCGTTGGACAGATAAGCCAGTTCAAAAGGACATTTTGCAGGAATCTTTCATTAACACTGCTAATGCTTGGATTAACATGCTTCTCCTTTCTGCTTCTGGCCCTATTAAAACTCCCGTTGGTGCTTGTGCCACCGCCGTTGAGTCCGTTGATGCAGCTGttgatttgatttcttctGGTAAGGCTCGTATCTGTATTAGCGGTGGTTTCGATGACTTCTCTGAGGAAGGATCGTACGAATTTGCTAATATGGGTGCAACCGTTAATGCTGCCGAAGAAACTAAGCGTGGACGTACTCCTCAAGAAATGTCTAGACCCGCTACCACTACCCGTAATGGTTTTATGGAATCTCAAGGTGCTGGTGTTCAAATTGTCATGCAAGCCAAACTCGCTATTGATATGGGTGTTCCCATTCATGGTATAGTCGGGCTTGTTAATACTGCTATGGACAAGCAAGGTCGCTCAATTCCTGCTCCTGGTAAGGGTATCTTGACTGGTGCTCGTGAGGTTGCCTCTAAGGTTCCTTTGCCTCTCCTTGACATTAAATTCCGTGCTCGTCAACTTCAACGTCGTCGTCAACAAATTGGTGACTGGGCTGAACGTGAATATCTTTATCTAGATGAGGAGCTTGAAGCTATGAAAGTTCAAGATCCTGAATTGGAAATCAGCGTTTATCGCACCGAGCGCATTAACGTTATCGGGGAAGAAGTTGCTCGCCAAGAGAAGGAAGCTCTTAATACTTTCGGTAATGAGTTTTACAAGCGTGATCCTACTATTTCTCCTCTTCGCGGTGCTTTGGCTGTTTGGGGTCTTACCATTGATGACTTGGGTGTCGCTTCGTTCCATGGTACATCTACTGTTGCcaacgaaaagaatgaatgtGATGTTATAAACAGTCAATTAACACATCTTGGTCGCTCAAAGGGTAACGCAATTTACggtgttttccaaaaatacCTCACTGGCCACAGCAAGGGTGGTGCTGGTGCCTGGATGCTTAACGGTGTTTTGCAAATTCTCAACAGTGGTTATGTTCCTGGTAACCATAATGCTGATAACATTGACCAATACTTGTCTAAGTTCGACCGTGTTATGTTCCCTAGTGAAGGTATTCAAACGGATGGAATTAAGGCTGCTTCCGTCTGCGCTTTCGGTTTCGGACAAGTTGGTGGTCAGGTCATTGCTATTCACCCTGATTACCTTTTTGCCACTTTAGACAAGTCAGCTTATGAGAGTTACATTGCTAAAACTTTGGACCGTTATAAGGCTTCGTATCGCTATACTCACGATGCCTTGGTTTATAACAACCTTGTTCGTGCCAAGACTGCCCCTCCTTATACCGCTGATCAAGAACATGATGTTTATCTTAACCCTCTTGCACGCGTTGTCAAGGGTAAGGATGGATTATATTCTTTCCCTACTTCTCTTCCTGCCGAAGCTAAAGTCTCCAAATCCAATGAAACAACCAAGGCTATTGAAGCTTTGGCTAGTAACATGACGAAACCAAACCAGAATGTTGGTGTCGATGTGGAGCTCATTTCTTCGATAAACGTGGAAAATGAAACCTTccttgaaagaaatttcaCCGATGCTGAGCGTTCTTATTGTGAAGCTGCTGCCAACCCTCAATCTAGCTTCGCTGGCCGTTGGTCGGCTAAAGAGGCTATCTTCAAGTCTCTTGGTGTCGCTAGCAAGGGTGCAGGATGTGCATTGAACGAGATTGAAATTGTTGTCTCCTCAACTGGAGCTCCTGAGGTTGTTTTACACGGAGAAGCTGCCTCTGCTGCTTCCACTGCTGGTGTCAAGAGTGTTTCTGTTAGTATTTCTCATGATGATGTCCAAAGCGTCAGTGTCGCTATTGCTCAAAAGTAA
- the rog1 gene encoding acylglycerol lipase — protein MNIYVQRDDASLGEIHRFRVCIETNATVEPSHKEENTRNSTLQPTSTSLLGLRNGPSDFEESKNEPTISSSVHSSLKSFSLAPDRYSALPSTVHQPPIRPEGKPRVSQSSDMPSSKTAINTKDLQQSSPTSENELPYSVRRSSATDHTVPLTRSPTSVVWVRVRNKEPRFRKASYLQGPFTLCVSVWNDFFCSEENSLLSFEPQVQPSSSFWVCIPYACYSNNKPIHIEIASQAIFRDCRVSFEIAIATTQQSIRAMSAAEVDTLHAFPSLHIEHTSPSALWKIPPSSFQADKSHLVILTHGMHSNVGADMEYLKEQIIKSADENGELVVVRGYRGNYCQTDKGVRWLGKRLAEWLLEILGWGTSSFPRYSHISFVGHSLGGLVQTYAAGYVHAKTHGRFFQAVHPLHFVTLATPWLGVAAEHPFYVGKALSYGIIGRTGQDLALTSSAHPIEPRPFLVVMSDPASPFHQAVSLFEHRTLFANTTNDYIVPYGTSAIKPNSLGQLDGNIENRKKNLPAGSHDHLDIPSAGQPTDGTHYANITSERHRCSDTIPNSEIPSKTKSSSFSNAFKALAGLFSTPSSQHSLPDDATNELSTAQNLKDSKLENRAAEAANEPTRAYSYPTKKSKSTSTLSGLANRLINTVTNLLIPAVPSSIYFLKFKSFNAIVSDEMCEAMSVEAHDIDPFLANDHKPSLTATDFLLNENIISSNWHRQSWRKVSVHLDGDAHNSLFVRRRFPNAYGWTSVGHLMDILFQKNNLETYGGPVQFDELTTAAWLSEIYEEHEIA, from the exons ATGAACATTTATGTACAGCGAGATGATG CTTCTCTGGGTGAAATTCATCGGTTTCGTGTCTGTATTGAAACCAATGCCACTGTAGAACCCTCacataaagaagaaaatacaagGAATTCAACCCTTCAGCCAACTTCTACATCTCTTTTGGGTCTCCGCAATGGCCCATCAGACTTCGAAGAATCAAAGAATGAGCCTACCATCTCAAGTTCCGTTCATTCTTCCTTAAAGTCTTTTTCCCTGGCCCCGGACAGATATTCTGCTTTACCAAGTACTGTTCATCAACCCCCTATTAGGCCTGAAGGGAAGCCTCGTGTATCCCAATCTAGTGATATGCCATCATCAAAGACTGCGATAAATACCAAAGACTTGCAACAAAGCTCTCCTACATCGGAGAATGAATTACCTTATTCCGTTCGTCGCTCTTCCGCCACTGATCATACAGTCCCTTTAACCCGATCCCCAACTTCAGTTGTTTGGGTGCGAGTCAGAAACAAAGAACCTCGGTTTCGAAAAGCGTCCTACCTTCAAGGTCCTTTTACTTTATGTGTAAGTGTATGGAATGACTTTTTTTGCTCTGAAGAAAATTCCCTTTTGAGCTTTGAACCACAGGTACAACCATCGTCTAGTTTCTGGGTCTGCATTCCTTATGCATGCTACTCAAATAATAAGCCAATACACATCGAAATTGCTAGCCAAGCTATTTTCAGAGACTGCCGTGTTAGTTTTGAAATAGCCATTGCGACCACGCAGCAATCCATTCGTGCCATGTCGGCTGCTGAAGTCGATACCCTGCATGCGTTCCCATCCCTTCATATAGAACACACTAGTCCATCTGCTTTATGGAAAATACCCCCCTCTTCATTTCAAGCCGATAAGTCGCATTTGGTAATCTTAACTCATGGAATGCACTCCAATGTTGGCGCTGATATGGAGTACTTAAAAGAGCAAATTATAAAGTCTGCGGACGAAAACGGCGAACTTGTGGTTGTACGAGGATACAGGGGGAATTATTGCCAAACAGACAAAGGAGTCCGATGGCTTGGGAAACGACTTGCTGAATGGCTCCTCGAAATACTTGGTTGGGGAACAAGCTCTTTTCCTAGGTATTCtcatatttcttttgtcgGGCACTCCTTAGGAGGTCTAGTTCAAACGTATGCAGCAGGATACGTGCATGCAAAAACTCACGGTCGCTTTTTCCAAGCTGTTCATCCTCTTCATTTCGTCACATTAGCCACTCCTTGGCTTGGGGTTGCAGCTGAACATCCGTTCTATGTTGGAAAGGCCTTATCTTATGGTATCATCGGTCGTACTGGCCAGGACCTAGCATTAACGTCTAGTGCGCATCCCATAGAGCCAAGACCATTTTTAGTCGTGATGTCTGATCCTGCTTCACCTTTTCATCAGGCAGTGTCTCTTTTTGAGCATCGAACACTTTTTGCCAACACAACAAATGATTACATTGTTCCATACGGCACCAGTGCTATAAAACCTAATTCTTTAGGTCAGTTGGATGGTAATATAGAaaatcgaaagaaaaatttgcCTGCTGGATCGCATGATCATTTGGATATCCCTTCTGCGGGCCAACCTACAGACGGTACGCATTATGCCAATATTACATCTGAAAGGCATCGTTGTTCTGACACTATCCCCAATTCCGAGATTCCttcgaaaacaaagagctcatcattttcaaatgcCTTTAAAGCATTAGCTGGCCTATTTAGTACTCCTTCATCCCAACATTCCCTTCCCGATGATGCCACTAATGAATTATCAACCGCTCAAAACTTAAAAGACTCAAAGCTCGAAAATAGGGCAGCGGAAGCTGCAAATGAACCAACACGGGCTTACTCGTATCCTACGAAAAAATCGAAATCCACGAGTACTCTATCTGGATTAGCTAACCGTTTGATCAATACTGTTACGAATTTGCTTATTCCAGCTGTTCCTTCTtctatttactttttaaaGTTCAAATCTTTTAACGCTATAGTTTCTGATGAAATGTGCGAAGCTATGAGCGTTGAGGCCCACGATATTGACCCGTTTTTAGCAAACGACCACAAGCCATCATTGACGGCTACGGATTTTCTACTCAACGAAAATATTATATCTTCCAATTGGCATCGACAATCATGGAGAAAGGTATCTGTCCATTTGGATGGTGATGCTCACAATAGTCTTTTCGTTAGAAGACGATTTCCTAATGCTTACGGTTGGACATCTGTTGGGCACCTAATGgatattttatttcaaaaaaacaatctGGAAACTTATGGTGGTCCTGTTCAATTTGATGAACTGACAACGGCTGCCTGGTTATCAGAAATTTACGAAGAACATGAAATAGCTTAA